Proteins found in one Vallitalea guaymasensis genomic segment:
- a CDS encoding MutS-related protein yields the protein MNPKREYIKGKDTYNKELDKLNHKINVYGNVRLIVILLGLGLTIWSYTRKSYLLSLNSLIITLVIFISLIIIHQKNIDLRPRLTALCKINENGIKRLRGEWKKFQKNGKEFIDEDHNYSWDLDLFGKNSLFQWINHTNTPMGKKKLRDALIKPNKNIELIRKRQQAIIELSKDMSWVHELEAAGMLEDNDSIDEGELIKWSKDIAPFYLNNLLGLFVKILPIVSILTIVLPFCIPSFSFIYGLIFISIQIIVAFIGLNKRHTRLSTIDDFRKQISIYDKMIKLIESKEFESSLLQDMKKQMESDNELTSQQIKKLDSIMDMFNIRHFQFYLIFDILTLWDYQCAISLENWKNRYGKNLPKWLDSLGEIEALASLATVVYEQPDWVMPTITKEYRVSATEIGHPLINAKDRVCNNVTFGGRHSSLLVTGSNMSGKSTFLRTIGINLVLAYAGAPVCAKEFCCPMMDLYTSMRVKDDIDNKISSFYAELLRIKKIIGATNEGKKVFYLLDEIFKGTNSRDRHIGARTLIKKLCKGNTLGLVSTHDLELADLESESDSRVKNYHFQEHYKNNKILFDYKLYSGVSNTFNAVFLMKEIGIDI from the coding sequence ATGAACCCAAAAAGAGAATACATAAAGGGAAAAGATACGTATAATAAGGAGTTGGACAAGCTTAATCATAAAATAAATGTTTATGGTAATGTTAGACTTATTGTAATTCTTTTAGGATTAGGACTTACTATATGGTCGTATACCAGAAAATCTTATCTGCTTAGTTTGAATAGTTTAATTATTACACTGGTTATATTTATCAGCTTAATAATTATACATCAAAAAAATATTGATCTAAGACCTAGATTAACAGCTCTTTGTAAAATCAATGAAAATGGTATTAAACGTTTAAGAGGAGAATGGAAGAAATTCCAAAAGAATGGTAAAGAATTTATTGATGAAGACCACAATTATTCATGGGATTTAGACTTATTTGGCAAGAATTCCTTGTTTCAATGGATAAATCATACCAATACCCCAATGGGTAAGAAGAAATTAAGAGATGCACTTATAAAACCCAATAAAAATATTGAACTAATAAGAAAAAGACAACAAGCCATAATAGAGCTTTCTAAAGATATGAGTTGGGTTCATGAATTAGAAGCAGCGGGCATGTTAGAAGATAATGACAGTATAGATGAAGGAGAATTAATAAAGTGGAGTAAGGATATAGCACCATTCTATCTAAATAATCTATTAGGATTATTTGTAAAGATATTACCTATAGTCTCCATTTTAACTATTGTACTGCCTTTTTGTATACCATCTTTTTCATTTATATATGGATTGATATTTATAAGTATACAGATAATAGTTGCTTTTATAGGTCTTAATAAAAGGCATACAAGGTTATCTACTATTGACGATTTCAGGAAACAGATATCCATATACGATAAGATGATTAAGTTAATAGAATCAAAAGAATTTGAATCAAGTTTATTACAAGACATGAAGAAACAAATGGAAAGTGATAATGAGCTTACTTCTCAGCAGATAAAGAAGCTGGATAGTATTATGGATATGTTTAATATCAGACATTTTCAATTTTATTTGATATTTGATATACTCACATTATGGGATTATCAATGTGCTATTTCACTTGAAAACTGGAAGAACAGATATGGAAAAAATCTTCCAAAATGGTTGGATTCATTGGGAGAAATTGAAGCTCTGGCAAGTCTTGCTACAGTAGTCTATGAACAACCAGATTGGGTAATGCCTACTATTACTAAAGAATATAGAGTATCAGCTACTGAAATAGGACATCCTTTGATAAATGCAAAAGACAGAGTTTGCAATAATGTTACTTTTGGCGGAAGACATTCTTCTCTTTTGGTAACAGGTTCCAATATGTCAGGTAAAAGTACTTTTCTCAGAACTATAGGTATAAATCTAGTATTAGCTTATGCTGGAGCTCCAGTATGTGCAAAAGAGTTTTGCTGTCCTATGATGGATTTATATACTTCCATGAGAGTAAAAGATGATATAGATAACAAAATATCTTCATTCTATGCAGAGTTATTAAGAATCAAAAAAATTATTGGAGCTACTAATGAAGGTAAAAAAGTATTCTATCTATTAGATGAAATATTTAAAGGCACAAACTCAAGAGATAGGCATATAGGTGCTAGAACCTTAATTAAAAAATTATGTAAAGGAAATACGTTAGGACTTGTTTCAACTCATGACTTGGAATTAGCTGATTTAGAATCAGAATCTGATTCTAGAGTCAAGAATTATCATTTTCAAGAACACTATAAGAATAATAAGATATTATTTGATTACAAATTATATTCAGGTGTCTCCAATACATTTAATGCGGTATTCTTGATGAAGGAAATAGGGATAGATATATAA
- a CDS encoding YukJ family protein, with the protein MSLQAYGLLKGKAVATKEERDNNRPHYHIHVKANEENYRISINIKSNDVLSELLFYTDENFEHGITSIITELPYGFYFSNRVSIDYIRGNMGFSRDDMKKIPHDKAGPNNDLNEKLNYYIDKAISSEDTDIYIYGSKWKTGNYCKPDRIFGFSPSMGMHDIHMNQGNIRKWKKDSGVWQDGCLFIHYKEIDKWIGIFLAFQSQSWDNDDCTGQANYKYKKKKR; encoded by the coding sequence ATGAGTTTACAAGCTTACGGACTATTAAAGGGCAAAGCAGTAGCAACAAAAGAAGAAAGAGACAATAACAGACCTCATTATCATATCCATGTTAAAGCTAATGAAGAAAACTATAGGATATCAATCAATATAAAGTCAAATGATGTTTTATCCGAATTACTTTTTTATACTGATGAAAATTTTGAACATGGTATAACTTCAATAATTACTGAATTACCATATGGATTTTATTTCAGTAATCGTGTATCTATTGATTATATACGAGGAAACATGGGGTTTTCTAGAGATGATATGAAGAAAATTCCTCATGACAAAGCTGGCCCTAATAATGATCTTAATGAGAAACTTAATTACTACATAGATAAAGCAATTTCATCTGAAGATACTGATATTTATATATATGGGTCTAAATGGAAAACTGGTAATTACTGTAAACCAGATAGGATTTTTGGCTTTAGCCCTTCAATGGGTATGCATGATATCCATATGAATCAAGGCAATATCAGAAAGTGGAAAAAAGATAGTGGAGTATGGCAAGACGGTTGTCTTTTTATACATTATAAAGAGATAGACAAGTGGATTGGAATTTTCCTTGCCTTCCAATCCCAATCATGGGATAATGATGATTGTACAGGTCAAGCTAACTATAAATATAAGAAGAAAAAAAGATAG